The sequence CATCGTGCTCAACTCGCGCTTCCCCATGATTGTCCTCTGGGGGCCCGAGCTCTTCCAAATCTACAACGATGCCTACCGCCTGCTGATGGGCACCAAGCACCCCTCGGGGCTCGGCCAGGGCAACCGCGAGTGCTGGCCCGAGGTCTGGCACATCAACGAGGCCATCTACCCGCGCATCTTCGCGGGCGAGTCCCTCCTCTTCGAGGAGCGGCTGTACCCGCTCGCGCCGCACGGCCGTCCCGAGGAGTTCTACCTCACGCTCAACTACCATCCCGTCCGCGACGAGTCGGGCCGCGTCGGCGGCATCTTCGTCACCATCTTCGACGTCTCCCAGGAGGTGCGCGCCCGCCGCGAGAGAGACCGCGCGCTGGCGGAGGCGAGGGCCGAGCGCGAGCGCCTCTATGAAGTCTTCATGCAGGCGCCGGCCATCATCTCCGTGCTGGAGGGGCCCGACCACGTCTTCACGGTGGCCAACGCGCGCTACAAGGAGCTCGTCGGCGGCCGTGACGTGGTGGGCAAGAAGCTTCGCGAGGCCCTGCCCGAGGTCGTCAACCAGGGCTTCCTGGAGCTCCTGGACGGTGTGCGCAGCAGCGGCAAGCCCTTCGTGGCCCATGACGCCCTGGTGCAGTTGGACCGCAACGGCGACGGCGTGATGGAGGATGTCTACGCGGACTTCATCTACCAGCCGCTGCGCGATGCGGCTGGAAACGTATTCGGCATCATGGCGCACGCGGTGGAGACGACGGCGCAGGTGCTGGCACGCAGGCGAATCGAAGCGCTCGCCGCCGAGCGCGCCGCCATGCTCGGCCACATCGCCGACGCGGTGCTGACGTTCGACCCGGCCGGCCACATCACCCTCCTCAACGAGACGGCGCGGCGGCTCTTCCCCGCGCTGAAGGAGGGAGCCGTCCTTCCCCCCGGGGGCGTCGGCGTGCGGCAGGAGCGGCTCGACGGCACGCCGCTCTCCCGCGAGGAGCTGCCCTCGGTGCGCGCGGCCCGGGGCGAGCGCCTCGTCAACGAGGAGTGGTTCGTGCACGCCCCCGATGGCCGCAAGCTGCGCCTGCAGGGCAGCGCCGCTCCGGTGCACGACGAGCGCGGCACCCGGCTCGGCGCGGTGCTTACCATCCGGGACATCACCCAGCAGCACCGCCTGCGCCAGCAACTGGAGACGGAGCGCAACCGCCTGACGCAGGTGTTCATGCAGACGCCCGCCGCCGTCATGGTGTGCCGCGGGCCCACGCACGTCATCCAGTCCGCCAACATGGGGTACATGGACATCACCGGCCACCGGCCCCTCGTCGGCAAGACGCTCGCGGAGGCCTTCCCCGACCTCGCGGGCCAGGGCCTCTTCGAGCTCTATGACCAGGTGCTCGCGACGAAGGAGCCCATCATCGGCAACGAGGTCCCGGTGCGGGTGGAGCGCTTCGGGCGCGTGGACGACGCGTACTTCAACTTCGTCTACCAGCCGCTCCTCGACGAGCACGGCCAGGCCTTCGGGGTGATGACCCACGCGGTGGAGGTCACCGAGATGGTGCGCTCACGCCGCCAGGCCGAGGAGCGCACCCAGGAGCTGGTCCGCCTCACCCACGCCCTGGAGCAGTCCAACCGTGAGCTGGACCAGTTCGCCTACGTCGCCTCGCACGACCTCAAGGCCCCGCTGCGCGGCATCGCCAACCTCTCCGGTTGGCTCGAGGAGGAGCTGGGCACCAGCCTCACCGCCGAGGCCCGCGAGTACATCCGCCTGCTGCACGGCCGCGTGCACCGGATGGAGGCCCTCATCAACGGCATCCTCGACTACAGCCGCGCGGGCAAGTCTCACGACCAGATGGAGCAGGTGAACACCACCGCGCTGGTGCGCGAGGTGCTGGAGTTGCTCGCTCCCGGGCCGGAGGTGCGGGTGGAGGTGAAGCCCGGCCTCCCCACGGTGCTCGCCGAGCGCGTGAAGCTGCAGCAGGTGTTCATGAACCTGCTGGGCAACGCCATCAAGTTCACCCGCATCGCCCGGCCGGACCCGTGCATCCAGTTGGCGTGGAAGGACGCGGGGGACGCCCACGACTTCGCCATCACCGACAACGGCCCGGGCATCGCGCCGGAGTATCACGAGCGCATCTGGGGCATGTTCCAGACGCTGGAGAGCCGCGACACCATCGAGGGCACCGGCATCGGCCTGTCGGTGGTGAAGAAGATTGTCGAGATGCACGGCGGCCGCGTGTCCGTGGAGTCCGCCCCGGGCGCCGGGGCCACCTTCCACGTCCTGTGGCCCAAGCGCCCCATGGAGCCGGGGCCTACGGCATCTCCACCAGCGTCCAGTACTTGTTGAGGGTGGCCATCACCTCCACGAAGTTGACGAAGGTGACGGGCTTGAGCAGGTACCCGGCGACGTTGAGCTTGTAGGCCTCCACCTTGTCGCGCTCGTTGGCGGAGGTGGTGAGCACCACCACCGAGGTGGAGCTCAGCTCCGGGTCCGCGCGCACGGCGCGCAGGAACTCGATGCCGTTCATCTTCGGGAGGTTGAGGTCCAGCAGCACCAGCCGCCGGCCCTCGGGCACCTTCCCGTTGCGCAGCATCTCCAGGCCCTCGACGCCGTTGCCCGCGACATACAGGGGATTGGCGATGTGGTTCTTCTGGAAGGCGCGGCGGACGTTCATCACGTCCACCTCGTCGTCTTCGATGAGCAGGATGTGCAGTGTCTTGTCAGCGGACATTCAAAAGCCCTACCACCATCGTGCGCGTGTTGCCTGATTTCATTCCTACTCATTCCTCAACGCTCTCAAGTGGACAGACGGGTCCTTTCCCGCCTGCTCGCGTGGGTCTTGGCTTGAGCTTCGTCTCGCCCTGACGGTATGGGCTTGGGTGTCTCGTGTCCCAGGCCCGGCCAGCCTGCTCTTCCTGATGCCCCACCATGGATGACACATCCCAGAAGAAGGCACAGCGTGTCGCGGGGCCAGACGCCGGGGAGGACCCGGGCGAGGCGCGCTTCCAGGCCCTGGCGGAGGCCACCGGCGAGCTCACCTGGCTGGCGGGTCCGGAAGGTCAATTCCAGACACTTCCGCCCGCGTGGTGTGCCTTCACCGGCCAATCCGACACAGACCTCCCGCACGACGGGTGGCTGGGCCCCGTACACCCCGAGGACCGCGAGCCCGCGCGGCGGCGCTGGCAGGAGGCGCTGGCCACCGGCAGCCGCTTCCTCGCGACGCTCCGGCTGCGCCGTCGTGACGGCACGTACCGCGACATGCGGGTGCGCGCGGTGCCGGTGCGCGGCGCGGACGGCGACATCCGCGAGTGGGTGGGCGTGCATACCGACATCACCGACCTGCGCGAATCGGAGGCCGAGCGCGCCCGGCTCGCGCTCGCGCTGGAGCGGACGCACGCCGAGCTGGACCAGTTCGCCTACGTGGCCAGCCACGACTTGAAGGCCCCGCTGCGCGCCATCTCCAACCTGTCGCAGTGGCTGGAGGAGGACCTGGGGCCGTCGCTCGGCGAGGGCCCCCTCCGGCAGCTGGAGCTGCTGCGCGGGCGCGTGCGCCGGCTGGAGGCGCTCATCGACGGCATCCTCGACTACAGTCGCGCGGGCCGCGTGCGCCATGCACTGACGCGGGTGGATGTGACGGGGCTCCTGGACGAGGCCTGGGCGCAGCTCTCCGCGCCGCCGTCCGCGCGGCTGGAGGTGGGCCCGGGAATGCCCGTGCTCCTCACCGAGCGCCCCGCGCTGCTGCACGTCTTCCGCCACCTGCTGGGCAACGCCGTGAGGCACGCGCGCCGCGAGGACGTCCTCGTGCGCGTGGGCGTGAGCGGGGACGCGGCGGAGTACACCTTCCGCGTGGAGGACAACGGCCAGGGCATCCCCGCCCGCTTCCACGACATCATCTGGGGCGTCTTCCAGACGCTGGAGGCGCGGGACAAGGTGGAGGGCACCGGCATCGGCCTGTCCGTGGTGCGCAGGCTCGTGGAGGCCCGTGGCGGCCGCGCGTGGGTGGAGTCCACCGGGGGCGCGGGGGCGACGTTCCTCTTCACCTGGCGCGAATCGCACGAGGAGGGCGGGTTTGCCCATACGTCATGAGCCCTCGCGTGGCCCCGCGCAGCCCGACTCCATGAACGAGAGCCTCCGCATCCTCCTGGTCGACGATGACGACGTCGACCGGATGGGCATCCAGCGCGTGCTGCGCGCCAGCGGACTCTCCGCGGAGGTCTTCGAGGTCTCCGGTGGAGCCGAGGCCCTGGCACTGCTCCGGGAGCAGGCCTTCGACGTGGTCCTGCTCGACTTCCGCATGCCCGGCTTCGACGGGCTCTGGGTGCTGCGCGAGGCCGCGAAGCTGGGGCTGGGCACGCCCATCGTCATGCTGACCGGCCAGGGGGACGAGCACACGGCCGTCGAGCTGATGAAGGCGGGCGCCGTCGACTACATCCCCAAGGCGAAGCTCGCTCCGGACGCATTGGAGCAGCGGCTGCGGCAGGTGCTGCGGCTGCACCTGGCGCAGCAGCAGCAGCGCACCCTCTCTGAGGCCCTGCCGCTGCTGGTGTGGTCCGCCCGGCCCGACGGCACGTGCGACTACGTCAACCGGCGCTGGCAGGAGTCCAGCGGGCTGACGCGCGAGGAGAGCACCGGGCGGGGATGGGCCGCCATCTGCCACCCGGAGGACCAGGCGCAGGGCCTGGCGCGGTGGGAGGCGTCGCTGAAGAGCGGTGAGCCCTTCGAGAACTCCTGCCGCCTGCGGCGCGCCGCGGACGGCGCGTGGCGCTGGCACCTCATCCGTGCCCTGCCGCTGCGCAGCGCGCAGGGCGGCATCATCCAGTGGCTCGGCACCTGCACGGACATCGACGACCAGAAGCGCGCCACCGAGGCACTGAGCTTCCTGGCGGAGGCCAACACCCAGCTCACGGCCTCGCTGGATTTGGCCGCCACGCTGGAGCGGCTCGCGGCGCTCGTCGTGCCCCGGCTGGGCGAGTGGTGCGCCATCTACCTCGTCGAGGAGGACGGGCGCATGCCGGCGCCGGTGCGGGTGGCCCACGCGGACCCGTCCCGCACGCCGCTGGTGCAGGAGCTCCACCGCCGCTACCCGCTGCCCGCTGACTTCCCCTTCAGCTACCCCCGCGTGCTGCGCACGGGCGAGCCGGAGCTGATGGCGGAGCTGACCGAGGCGCAGGTGCGCCAGGGGCTGGGCGCGCGAGAGCCGCTGGGGCCGCTGGAGTGCCTGAGGCCCAGCTCGTGGATGATTGTCCCCCTGCGCGCCCAGCACCGCGTCTTCGGCGCGCTGCGGGTGTGCGGCGGCCCGGGCCGGAGCTACACGCAGCGGGACCTGGAGCTGGTCCAGGAGCTCGCGCGCCGGGCGGAGGCCGCGCTCGACAACGCGCGGCTGTTCGAGGTGGCGAAGGCGGAGCACCAGCGCGCCGAGCAGGCCAACCGTGCCAAGGACGAGTTCCTCGCCACACTGTCGCACGAGCTGCGCACGCCGCTGACGGCCATCCTCGGCTGGACGCGGATGCTGCGCTCGGGGCACCTGACGCCGGAGAAGCAGGCGCGGGCGCTGGAGACGGTGGAGCGCAACGCGCAGGTGCAGACGCAGCTCATCGAGGACCTGCTGGACGTCTCGCGCATCATCGCCGGCAAGCTGCGGCTGGAGATGCGGTCGGTGGTCCCCATCGCCGTGGTGGAGGCCGCGCTGGACTCGGTGCGTCCCACGGCCGAGGCCAAGGGCGTGCAGCTCCACGCCGAGCTGGAGCCGATACAGGACGCCCTCAGCGGCGACGCTGCCCGGCTCCAGCAGGTGGTGTGGAACCTGCTGAGCAACGCCATCAAGTTCACCCCGAAGGGGGGCAGCGTCACCGCCCGGCTGCGGCGCGCGGACGGCGGCGTCGTCATCGAGGTGGAGGACAACGGCCAGGGCATTCCCCCGGACTTCCTTCCGCACGTGTTCGAGCGCTTCCGCCAGTTCGAGGGCGGGCTGGTGCGAAAGCACGGGGGCCTGGGGCTGGGGCTCGCCATCGTCCGCCACCTCACCGAGCTGCATGGGGGCACCGTCGAGGCGCACAGCGAGGGTGAGGGGCGCGGCGCGCGCTTCACCGTGACGCTGCCCATGCTCTCCGGGCGCGCCGGTGCGGACCCGGCGCGGGCGGCACCGGCGAACGCCCGCGAGGAGACGTCCTTCACCGTGAGGCCGGAGCTCCAAGGGCTGCGGGCGCTGGTGGTGGACGACGCGCAGGACACCCGGGAGTTCGTGGCCGCGGCGCTGGAGTCCTGCGGCGCGCACGTCGTCACGGCCGCCCACGCCGCCGAGGGCATGGACCGGCTCGTGGCCGTGCGCCCCGACGTCATCATCTCCGACCTGGGCATGCCGGGAGAGGATGGCTACTCCTTCATCCGGCGGCTGCGCATGCTTCCACCCGAGGCGGGAGGACACACGCCCGCCATCGCGCTGACGGCCTTCACGCACATGGACGACCGGGCCCGCGCGCTGCTCGCGGGCTTCCAAGTCCACCTGCCCAAGCCCGTAGAGCCCGCCGAGCTCGCCCGGGTGCTGGCCACGCTCACCGGGCGCAGACCTCCGGACTGACTCCATACCCGGGGCGACTTCCTGCACCCGTCGCGTGCTCAACCGCGCCGGGCCCCGTTTGTCACGAACCCGCGACAGTCACCGCGAGTGCGTTCGCGGTGTCCTTCCCGTTGCGACGGGTGCGCACAACTCCGCTGTCTCCTGCCGGATAATGCAGGTGCGAGCAGTTCGCGCGGCAGTCAGAGGGGGCCGC comes from Pyxidicoccus parkwaysis and encodes:
- a CDS encoding response regulator → MSADKTLHILLIEDDEVDVMNVRRAFQKNHIANPLYVAGNGVEGLEMLRNGKVPEGRRLVLLDLNLPKMNGIEFLRAVRADPELSSTSVVVLTTSANERDKVEAYKLNVAGYLLKPVTFVNFVEVMATLNKYWTLVEMP
- a CDS encoding PAS domain-containing sensor histidine kinase, whose protein sequence is MRDEVAERETAGADHPGAVFAGGGALGALCREKDWASHPLGPVASWPQSLKTAVSIVLNSRFPMIVLWGPELFQIYNDAYRLLMGTKHPSGLGQGNRECWPEVWHINEAIYPRIFAGESLLFEERLYPLAPHGRPEEFYLTLNYHPVRDESGRVGGIFVTIFDVSQEVRARRERDRALAEARAERERLYEVFMQAPAIISVLEGPDHVFTVANARYKELVGGRDVVGKKLREALPEVVNQGFLELLDGVRSSGKPFVAHDALVQLDRNGDGVMEDVYADFIYQPLRDAAGNVFGIMAHAVETTAQVLARRRIEALAAERAAMLGHIADAVLTFDPAGHITLLNETARRLFPALKEGAVLPPGGVGVRQERLDGTPLSREELPSVRAARGERLVNEEWFVHAPDGRKLRLQGSAAPVHDERGTRLGAVLTIRDITQQHRLRQQLETERNRLTQVFMQTPAAVMVCRGPTHVIQSANMGYMDITGHRPLVGKTLAEAFPDLAGQGLFELYDQVLATKEPIIGNEVPVRVERFGRVDDAYFNFVYQPLLDEHGQAFGVMTHAVEVTEMVRSRRQAEERTQELVRLTHALEQSNRELDQFAYVASHDLKAPLRGIANLSGWLEEELGTSLTAEAREYIRLLHGRVHRMEALINGILDYSRAGKSHDQMEQVNTTALVREVLELLAPGPEVRVEVKPGLPTVLAERVKLQQVFMNLLGNAIKFTRIARPDPCIQLAWKDAGDAHDFAITDNGPGIAPEYHERIWGMFQTLESRDTIEGTGIGLSVVKKIVEMHGGRVSVESAPGAGATFHVLWPKRPMEPGPTASPPASSTC
- a CDS encoding sensor histidine kinase; this encodes MDDTSQKKAQRVAGPDAGEDPGEARFQALAEATGELTWLAGPEGQFQTLPPAWCAFTGQSDTDLPHDGWLGPVHPEDREPARRRWQEALATGSRFLATLRLRRRDGTYRDMRVRAVPVRGADGDIREWVGVHTDITDLRESEAERARLALALERTHAELDQFAYVASHDLKAPLRAISNLSQWLEEDLGPSLGEGPLRQLELLRGRVRRLEALIDGILDYSRAGRVRHALTRVDVTGLLDEAWAQLSAPPSARLEVGPGMPVLLTERPALLHVFRHLLGNAVRHARREDVLVRVGVSGDAAEYTFRVEDNGQGIPARFHDIIWGVFQTLEARDKVEGTGIGLSVVRRLVEARGGRAWVESTGGAGATFLFTWRESHEEGGFAHTS
- a CDS encoding response regulator — translated: MNESLRILLVDDDDVDRMGIQRVLRASGLSAEVFEVSGGAEALALLREQAFDVVLLDFRMPGFDGLWVLREAAKLGLGTPIVMLTGQGDEHTAVELMKAGAVDYIPKAKLAPDALEQRLRQVLRLHLAQQQQRTLSEALPLLVWSARPDGTCDYVNRRWQESSGLTREESTGRGWAAICHPEDQAQGLARWEASLKSGEPFENSCRLRRAADGAWRWHLIRALPLRSAQGGIIQWLGTCTDIDDQKRATEALSFLAEANTQLTASLDLAATLERLAALVVPRLGEWCAIYLVEEDGRMPAPVRVAHADPSRTPLVQELHRRYPLPADFPFSYPRVLRTGEPELMAELTEAQVRQGLGAREPLGPLECLRPSSWMIVPLRAQHRVFGALRVCGGPGRSYTQRDLELVQELARRAEAALDNARLFEVAKAEHQRAEQANRAKDEFLATLSHELRTPLTAILGWTRMLRSGHLTPEKQARALETVERNAQVQTQLIEDLLDVSRIIAGKLRLEMRSVVPIAVVEAALDSVRPTAEAKGVQLHAELEPIQDALSGDAARLQQVVWNLLSNAIKFTPKGGSVTARLRRADGGVVIEVEDNGQGIPPDFLPHVFERFRQFEGGLVRKHGGLGLGLAIVRHLTELHGGTVEAHSEGEGRGARFTVTLPMLSGRAGADPARAAPANAREETSFTVRPELQGLRALVVDDAQDTREFVAAALESCGAHVVTAAHAAEGMDRLVAVRPDVIISDLGMPGEDGYSFIRRLRMLPPEAGGHTPAIALTAFTHMDDRARALLAGFQVHLPKPVEPAELARVLATLTGRRPPD